Proteins encoded together in one Nostoc sp. PCC 7524 window:
- a CDS encoding Mo-dependent nitrogenase C-terminal domain-containing protein, whose translation MTSVVKSPYSSEQIAAWLRGLLTIAWADGNFDEQEQQLIASITKDELAPCLEWESLEVISPAELAAVLGKNTPVGENFLRTAVMVAIADGTYSPSEDQVLHEFCQALGEPADILQALSHTLEDKEQADSLVSAALTAPSPDALNPLRDWLDGLDVKDPRVARFLCKMIPSQCPFERDVTLFGRKIVHIPPLCKINPLYEQLVGLRFRALSYLADECKEDVTPYI comes from the coding sequence ATGACGAGTGTTGTTAAATCTCCCTACAGCAGTGAACAAATTGCCGCTTGGTTGCGGGGACTGCTAACAATAGCTTGGGCTGACGGTAACTTTGACGAACAAGAACAGCAATTAATTGCTAGTATCACCAAAGATGAATTAGCCCCTTGTCTGGAGTGGGAATCACTGGAAGTAATTTCACCAGCAGAATTAGCTGCCGTTTTGGGTAAAAATACACCCGTTGGGGAAAATTTTCTCCGTACAGCTGTGATGGTAGCGATCGCAGATGGTACATATTCCCCTAGCGAAGATCAAGTCCTGCACGAATTTTGCCAAGCCCTAGGCGAACCAGCAGACATCCTACAAGCCCTAAGCCATACCCTAGAAGACAAAGAACAAGCAGATTCTTTAGTATCAGCAGCACTCACAGCCCCTTCACCTGATGCCCTCAACCCTCTACGCGACTGGTTAGATGGGTTAGATGTCAAAGATCCCAGAGTCGCCCGGTTCTTATGTAAAATGATTCCTTCTCAATGTCCCTTTGAGCGAGATGTCACCCTATTTGGACGTAAAATAGTTCACATTCCGCCATTGTGTAAAATTAACCCACTATATGAACAACTCGTAGGTTTACGTTTCCGCGCCCTCTCCTATTTGGCAGATGAATGTAAAGAAGATGTGACACCATACATTTAG
- a CDS encoding Uma2 family endonuclease yields MVANPSYSYISPEDYLKGEETSPIKHEYRQGEVYAMAGASNTHVVISLNIASRLRNHLRGSGCQTYISDTKAHIESRNIYYYPDVIVSCDQRDRAFDNFIRYPCLIIEVLSPSTEAFDRGDKFADYRHMETLQEYVLVSQNRMSVDCFRRNQDGQWVLYPYEKEQEIHLASIDLRCAIADVYEDVTFEITPSQE; encoded by the coding sequence ATGGTTGCAAATCCCAGTTATAGCTACATTTCCCCAGAAGATTATCTCAAAGGCGAGGAAACCAGTCCCATTAAGCACGAATATCGCCAGGGAGAGGTTTATGCAATGGCTGGGGCTAGTAATACTCATGTTGTAATTTCTTTAAATATTGCTTCTAGGCTGAGAAATCATTTACGTGGGAGTGGTTGTCAAACTTATATCTCAGACACCAAAGCGCATATTGAATCACGCAATATCTACTACTACCCTGATGTGATTGTCAGTTGTGATCAACGAGATAGAGCATTTGATAATTTTATCCGTTATCCTTGCTTAATTATCGAAGTGCTATCACCCTCTACAGAAGCCTTTGACAGAGGAGATAAATTTGCTGACTATCGACACATGGAAACACTGCAAGAATATGTTTTAGTCAGTCAAAATCGCATGAGTGTTGATTGTTTTCGCCGTAACCAAGATGGACAATGGGTACTTTACCCCTACGAGAAAGAACAAGAAATACATTTAGCTAGTATAGATTTGCGATGTGCGATCGCAGACGTATATGAAGATGTAACTTTTGAAATCACGCCATCTCAAGAGTAA
- a CDS encoding DUF3370 domain-containing protein, which produces MLPLLLSFLVAQSTPATPPPEEVVQPQQVRPLPGQLDAIPTFNSNSPELVLKEGILLSTFPPEGKKVPSAHLNFPFRGRFDVFAHHIARAEPPEDLRSLYLGIILHNPTTQPMTVNVLQGASYLSQPDAPFIQLPSFSQNLLGNVFAGPGDRVMLDVLRGRRQDIFPAQIVIPPGESQMLLNQPIPVRGLTPPLNGRSTLARLRSNGTVYAASLAMFAKTNADGSERAPTLEEWENLLQNSDVSGPRDRVPTPLEETGKPRIYGRVAGVARGTHWRAFIVDAPKAKYLTIPQPGQAFSYPLSSLHGGTLGTEQIQSAPLLVRYPDTAYQAHGNYGIQYSLKLPLYNNTPTSQTVTISLQTPIKEDRLTQPGLRFFTTPARQVFFRGSVRIRHRDENGQPKTNFIHLVQRRGQPGEPLAVLNMKTGDRSLVEVDFLYPPDASPPQVLTVATQAQK; this is translated from the coding sequence ATGTTGCCTTTGTTACTTAGTTTTTTAGTTGCTCAATCAACTCCTGCTACACCGCCGCCAGAAGAAGTGGTACAGCCGCAACAAGTGCGCCCATTACCAGGACAGTTGGATGCAATACCAACTTTTAATAGCAATAGTCCAGAGTTGGTTTTAAAAGAAGGGATTTTACTTTCTACCTTTCCGCCAGAGGGGAAAAAAGTACCATCAGCCCATTTGAATTTTCCCTTTCGCGGTAGATTTGATGTGTTTGCTCATCACATTGCTAGGGCTGAACCACCGGAGGATTTACGCTCATTATATTTAGGGATAATTTTACATAACCCGACTACCCAACCAATGACAGTGAATGTGTTGCAAGGGGCGAGTTATTTAAGTCAACCGGATGCGCCGTTTATTCAGTTGCCCTCTTTTAGTCAGAATCTTTTGGGTAATGTGTTCGCTGGGCCAGGCGATCGCGTTATGTTAGATGTACTTAGAGGAAGGCGACAAGATATTTTCCCTGCCCAAATTGTGATTCCACCAGGGGAAAGTCAAATGCTACTCAACCAGCCGATTCCGGTAAGAGGACTCACGCCACCCTTAAATGGTCGCTCGACTTTGGCACGACTGCGGAGTAATGGTACAGTTTACGCAGCTAGCTTGGCTATGTTTGCTAAGACTAATGCTGATGGTAGTGAACGTGCGCCGACTTTAGAAGAGTGGGAAAATCTCTTACAGAATAGTGATGTATCTGGCCCCCGCGATAGAGTACCCACACCTTTAGAAGAAACTGGTAAACCCCGTATTTATGGACGGGTGGCTGGTGTGGCGCGTGGAACCCATTGGCGGGCTTTTATCGTTGATGCTCCCAAAGCTAAGTATTTAACGATTCCCCAACCAGGACAAGCATTTTCTTATCCTCTGAGTAGCTTGCATGGTGGCACTTTAGGAACAGAACAAATTCAGAGTGCGCCGCTTTTGGTACGTTATCCTGATACCGCTTATCAGGCGCATGGTAATTACGGGATTCAATATAGTTTGAAGTTACCGTTATATAACAATACTCCTACTTCCCAGACTGTAACTATATCGCTACAAACCCCCATCAAAGAAGACCGACTGACACAACCAGGACTGCGCTTTTTTACTACTCCAGCCCGTCAAGTCTTCTTTAGGGGCAGTGTGCGGATACGACATCGAGACGAAAATGGCCAGCCTAAAACTAATTTTATTCATTTAGTGCAGAGGAGAGGCCAGCCTGGGGAACCATTAGCTGTATTAAACATGAAAACAGGCGATCGCTCTTTAGTAGAGGTAGACTTTCTCTATCCCCCAGATGCGTCACCACCACAGGTTTTAACAGTAGCTACTCAGGCTCAAAAATAG
- a CDS encoding pyroglutamyl-peptidase I has translation MKKRILLTSFDTWLDDQQSNSSDVLLLEVIKLESLPYDLKFLRLLPVNIDLASYRVMAKIEEYQPDYIVCCGMAASRQKLSVELGASRGESFLQTTIDVKQLVVGAKATDISDDCGKFVCEGLYYSVLEYLGQNKLAAHCIFVHVPVLHPENLVEILRDFLLIINNLALL, from the coding sequence ATGAAGAAAAGAATACTATTAACTTCTTTTGACACTTGGCTCGATGATCAACAGTCAAATTCCTCGGATGTTTTATTACTTGAAGTGATAAAACTTGAATCACTCCCCTATGATTTAAAATTTTTGCGCCTGTTACCCGTTAATATTGATCTGGCCAGTTACCGGGTGATGGCAAAAATAGAGGAGTACCAACCAGATTACATTGTTTGTTGTGGCATGGCTGCTAGTCGGCAAAAGTTAAGTGTAGAACTTGGTGCAAGTCGGGGAGAAAGCTTTTTACAAACTACAATTGATGTCAAACAATTAGTGGTGGGAGCAAAGGCAACTGATATTAGTGACGACTGCGGTAAGTTTGTTTGCGAAGGTCTTTATTATTCTGTACTGGAATACTTAGGACAAAATAAACTGGCAGCACATTGTATATTTGTCCATGTTCCAGTTTTGCATCCAGAAAATTTGGTAGAGATTCTGAGAGATTTCTTATTAATTATTAACAATTTGGCACTTTTGTAG
- the hisH gene encoding imidazole glycerol phosphate synthase subunit HisH: MPVIAVVDYDMGNLHSVCKGLENAGATPKVTDSYKELAQADAVVLPGVGAFDPAMQHIRARDLEQPIKDTIASGKPFLGICLGLQILFESSAEGTQPGLGIVRGKVRRFVHEPGITIPHMGWNQLQLTQPKSILWEHLPPQPWVYFVHSYYVDPIEAQIRAATVTHGTQTITAAIAHENLMAVQFHPEKSSNIGLQILSNFVSQVREKIAA; this comes from the coding sequence ATGCCAGTTATTGCGGTTGTAGACTATGACATGGGAAATTTGCATTCAGTTTGCAAAGGGTTAGAAAACGCGGGAGCCACTCCTAAAGTTACAGATTCCTATAAGGAATTAGCTCAAGCAGATGCAGTTGTCTTGCCAGGAGTCGGCGCATTTGATCCCGCAATGCAACATATCCGAGCGCGAGATTTAGAACAACCGATTAAAGATACAATCGCATCTGGCAAACCCTTCTTAGGCATCTGTTTAGGACTACAAATTTTATTTGAATCCAGTGCTGAAGGAACTCAACCAGGATTAGGAATTGTGCGGGGAAAAGTACGGCGGTTTGTCCATGAACCTGGTATTACAATTCCCCACATGGGTTGGAATCAGCTGCAATTAACTCAACCAAAAAGTATTTTGTGGGAGCATTTGCCCCCTCAACCTTGGGTATATTTTGTGCATTCCTACTATGTTGACCCCATTGAGGCGCAAATTCGGGCAGCAACTGTTACCCACGGTACGCAAACTATCACAGCTGCCATTGCCCATGAAAACCTGATGGCAGTCCAATTTCACCCAGAAAAATCCTCTAACATTGGCTTGCAAATTCTGTCTAATTTTGTTTCCCAAGTACGGGAAAAAATCGCCGCATAA
- the rsmD gene encoding 16S rRNA (guanine(966)-N(2))-methyltransferase RsmD, with amino-acid sequence MSLRIYGNRQIKTLPGQETRPTSARVREAVFNIWQGEIAGCRWLDLCTGTGSMGAEALCRGANLVIGIEKSSRACAVIQENWQKLAHDEQQWRILRGDVIQQLKNLSGQQFDKIYFDPPYASGLYQSVLEAIAHHQLLDPNGEIAVEHNPQAWTDIAIPDWEICREKVYGNTALTFYRIGESGE; translated from the coding sequence ATGAGTCTAAGAATTTACGGGAATCGCCAAATTAAAACTTTACCAGGGCAAGAAACTCGACCCACCAGTGCGCGGGTTAGGGAAGCAGTTTTTAATATTTGGCAGGGAGAAATAGCAGGTTGTCGCTGGCTAGATTTATGCACCGGGACTGGTTCAATGGGTGCAGAAGCTTTGTGTCGAGGGGCAAATCTAGTAATCGGTATTGAAAAATCAAGTCGAGCCTGTGCCGTTATTCAAGAAAATTGGCAGAAATTGGCACACGATGAGCAGCAATGGCGAATATTGCGCGGTGATGTCATCCAGCAGCTAAAGAACTTATCAGGGCAGCAGTTTGACAAGATTTATTTTGACCCACCTTATGCTAGTGGATTATATCAGTCAGTATTAGAAGCGATCGCTCACCATCAATTATTAGATCCCAACGGTGAAATCGCTGTTGAGCATAATCCCCAAGCATGGACAGATATAGCAATTCCTGATTGGGAGATTTGTCGCGAAAAGGTTTACGGTAACACAGCCCTAACTTTCTACCGCATTGGGGAATCAGGGGAGTAG
- the petG gene encoding cytochrome b6-f complex subunit V encodes MVEPLLSGIVLGLIVVTLSGLFYAAYKQYKRPNELGG; translated from the coding sequence GTGGTTGAACCCCTGCTTTCAGGCATTGTTCTTGGTTTGATTGTCGTTACCCTCTCTGGGTTGTTTTACGCCGCCTACAAACAATACAAGCGCCCCAATGAGTTGGGTGGTTGA
- a CDS encoding c-type cytochrome, with product MDNQLTKPENLIQQIVLLALAILLVVFLGFFGVEMVRASDPYVKSVLALKGDQIQGHAIFQINCAGCHGLEADGRVGPSLQGVSKRKSKYGLIDQVISGKTPPMPKFQPSTQEMADLLSYLESL from the coding sequence TTGGATAACCAGCTTACTAAACCTGAAAATCTGATTCAGCAGATCGTTTTATTGGCTCTAGCGATACTGCTAGTGGTCTTTTTGGGCTTTTTTGGTGTTGAGATGGTGCGAGCCTCCGACCCATATGTCAAGAGTGTTCTGGCATTGAAAGGAGACCAAATACAAGGACACGCTATATTTCAAATCAATTGTGCTGGCTGTCATGGTTTAGAAGCAGATGGGCGAGTAGGCCCTAGCTTGCAAGGTGTTTCTAAACGCAAATCCAAGTATGGACTAATTGATCAAGTCATTAGTGGTAAAACGCCGCCAATGCCCAAATTCCAACCCAGCACTCAAGAAATGGCAGACCTTTTGAGTTATTTGGAGAGTTTATAA
- a CDS encoding DOPA 4,5-dioxygenase family protein, with product MKENSIITGFHAHVYYDTETREIADRIREGLGARFEVQLGRWHDQPIGPHPKSMYQVAFSPNQFPQVVPWLMLNREGLDILVHPETGDDVTDHTAHALWLGNKQELNINCLQGYKLSK from the coding sequence ATGAAAGAAAACAGCATCATCACTGGGTTTCACGCTCATGTTTACTACGATACCGAGACTCGTGAAATTGCCGATAGGATACGGGAAGGATTAGGGGCTAGATTTGAAGTGCAGCTTGGACGCTGGCATGATCAGCCTATTGGGCCACATCCAAAATCCATGTATCAAGTCGCCTTCTCACCAAACCAATTTCCTCAAGTCGTACCTTGGCTAATGCTGAACCGTGAGGGGTTAGATATTCTCGTCCACCCTGAGACGGGTGATGATGTCACAGACCATACAGCACACGCTCTATGGCTAGGAAATAAGCAGGAACTGAATATCAACTGCCTACAAGGTTATAAACTCTCCAAATAA
- the hrcA gene encoding heat-inducible transcriptional repressor HrcA: MQVQLTNRQQHILWATVRHYIATAEPVGSKALVEEYDLGVSSATIRNVMGVLEKSGLLYQPHTSAGRVPSDSGYRIYVDQLITPSWRDATRTEALTKKVELSLQERLHWEDWSLEILLQGAAQILASLSGCISLITMPQTNTAVVRHLQLMQIEAGRIMLIVVMDGYETHSKLMDLPPTRQETKPDPEVIDRELQIVSNFLNSHLRGQSLLEISNLDWSQLDREFQLYGEFLKDSVAELAHRTQAPTATQIMVRGVAEVLRQPEFSQLQQVQTIIQLLEEEQEQLWRLIFEEPEAEDTNKPKVTVRIGSENPLEPIRTCTLISSTYRRGAVPLGSVGVLGPTRLDYESAIAVVTAAADYLSEAFS, translated from the coding sequence ATGCAAGTCCAGTTGACAAATCGACAACAGCATATACTTTGGGCAACGGTACGTCATTACATAGCTACGGCAGAGCCTGTTGGTTCAAAAGCTTTGGTCGAGGAGTACGACCTGGGTGTTAGTTCAGCCACAATCCGCAATGTGATGGGCGTACTAGAAAAATCTGGGTTATTGTACCAACCACATACATCTGCCGGACGAGTACCTTCTGACTCAGGTTATCGCATTTATGTTGACCAGCTAATTACACCCTCTTGGCGAGACGCTACGCGAACGGAAGCCCTGACAAAAAAGGTAGAATTGTCACTTCAAGAGCGTCTTCACTGGGAAGATTGGAGCTTAGAGATTCTCTTGCAAGGAGCAGCACAGATTTTAGCTAGCTTGAGTGGGTGTATTAGCTTGATTACCATGCCGCAAACCAATACAGCCGTTGTGCGACATCTGCAATTAATGCAGATTGAAGCGGGACGGATCATGCTAATTGTGGTGATGGATGGTTATGAAACCCATTCTAAGCTGATGGATTTGCCCCCAACCAGACAAGAAACAAAACCTGATCCAGAAGTAATTGATCGGGAGTTGCAGATTGTTTCTAACTTTTTGAATAGTCACTTACGGGGTCAAAGTCTGTTAGAAATCAGCAACTTAGACTGGAGTCAGTTAGATCGGGAATTTCAACTTTATGGGGAGTTCCTGAAAGATTCTGTAGCAGAACTAGCTCACCGCACACAAGCACCAACCGCGACACAGATTATGGTGCGGGGTGTAGCCGAGGTTTTGCGTCAGCCAGAATTTTCTCAACTCCAGCAAGTGCAAACAATTATTCAACTATTGGAAGAAGAACAAGAGCAACTATGGCGATTAATCTTTGAGGAGCCAGAGGCGGAAGATACGAACAAACCAAAAGTAACGGTGCGTATTGGCTCAGAAAACCCATTAGAACCGATACGTACTTGTACCTTGATTTCTTCTACCTATCGCCGAGGTGCAGTCCCATTAGGGAGTGTGGGAGTTTTGGGGCCAACACGCCTTGATTACGAAAGTGCGATCGCAGTTGTCACGGCTGCGGCTGATTATCTCTCAGAAGCCTTCAGTTAA
- a CDS encoding rhodanese-like domain-containing protein has translation MTGNISGQPISQISVEELAQRLAENDASIQLIDVREPQELSLASINGFVNLPLSEFSQWADQVPAMLNPHAETLVLCHHGIRSAQMCQWLLAQGFTNVKNISGGIDAYSILVDRSIPQY, from the coding sequence ATGACAGGGAATATTTCTGGTCAACCCATCTCTCAAATTAGTGTAGAGGAACTAGCACAACGTCTGGCTGAAAATGATGCAAGTATTCAGTTAATAGATGTACGTGAACCCCAAGAATTATCACTTGCTAGTATTAATGGCTTTGTAAATCTGCCTCTGAGTGAGTTTTCCCAGTGGGCAGATCAAGTTCCGGCTATGCTTAATCCTCATGCTGAAACTCTTGTACTATGTCATCATGGCATCCGTTCTGCCCAAATGTGCCAGTGGTTACTTGCTCAAGGTTTCACCAATGTCAAAAATATTTCGGGCGGTATTGATGCTTACTCTATCTTAGTTGACCGTTCAATTCCCCAGTATTAG
- a CDS encoding DUF3352 domain-containing protein, with translation MNTQRSVSGFLIAGAIALVVIAIAGFYWLFAKSPVSLIASTSQSGAAIFVSKLAPATVSLLANPERLQALESAGEISKLKTSLLAQSGLDYRQDIQPWLGEEITLAVTTLDIDRDSENGKQPGYLMALATKKPEKSREFVELLFSKRVLAGANLATEEYKGAKLLYDDAQPELEPLASAVVDGFVLFANDPRVLRDAINNVQAPDLNLTSSPQYQKATQQLPKGSLAVAFFNLPILAQWQGLDLPEPTYDSQIFALTLNPQGLLAETTFLAATEVSPTSAPLSQLVGALQYIPTSAGLVISGSHLSNLGDSDLAKLWIQAKTAISGSGTDVISRLIKPIQDVEKSWSINLEQDIFSWVQGEYALALIPHAGQTTPGWIFVTEKLETVPEGIARLDAIASSQGLNTNSLRFNEQKVTAWTDLIANTQKNDTPEHPSFTVEAKVKGIHTTLGNYEIFTSDLETINEVFTTKDNSFLKNRNFQKTIAAFPESNQGYVYLDWNKSQNLLERQLPILKLVEVVGKSFFEKLRSLTFSSYGSDTGTLKGGIFFQLDH, from the coding sequence GTGAACACACAACGCTCAGTCTCCGGTTTTCTGATAGCTGGTGCGATCGCTTTGGTTGTCATTGCGATCGCAGGCTTTTACTGGTTGTTTGCCAAAAGTCCGGTTAGCCTCATTGCTTCTACCTCCCAGTCTGGTGCTGCTATTTTTGTGTCAAAACTAGCACCAGCGACAGTTTCGTTGTTGGCAAATCCAGAACGCTTACAGGCTTTGGAAAGTGCTGGAGAAATATCTAAACTCAAAACCAGTTTATTAGCTCAAAGTGGTTTAGATTATCGCCAAGATATTCAACCCTGGCTAGGAGAGGAAATTACACTGGCTGTTACCACCTTAGATATTGATCGTGACTCCGAAAACGGTAAGCAGCCAGGATATCTCATGGCTCTAGCCACCAAGAAACCAGAAAAAAGCCGTGAGTTTGTGGAGTTATTATTCTCTAAGCGGGTTTTAGCTGGAGCTAATCTAGCAACTGAAGAATACAAAGGTGCGAAACTTCTCTACGATGACGCACAACCAGAGCTAGAACCCTTAGCTAGTGCAGTAGTTGATGGCTTTGTTTTGTTTGCCAATGATCCTAGAGTGTTGCGTGATGCTATTAATAACGTCCAAGCCCCTGATTTAAATTTGACGAGTTCTCCCCAATACCAAAAAGCCACCCAACAGCTACCTAAAGGCTCTTTAGCTGTAGCCTTCTTCAATCTCCCCATATTGGCACAATGGCAAGGGTTAGATTTACCAGAACCAACCTACGACAGTCAAATTTTTGCTCTGACATTGAATCCTCAAGGACTGTTAGCCGAAACTACATTCTTAGCTGCAACCGAAGTCTCACCCACTTCTGCACCATTATCTCAACTTGTGGGAGCATTACAATATATACCCACCTCAGCCGGGTTGGTGATTTCTGGTTCTCATTTGAGCAATTTGGGTGACAGCGATTTAGCCAAACTCTGGATACAAGCAAAAACAGCCATTTCTGGTTCAGGAACTGATGTAATTTCCCGATTAATCAAACCAATACAAGATGTTGAAAAAAGCTGGAGTATCAACTTAGAACAAGATATATTTAGCTGGGTACAAGGAGAATATGCTCTAGCACTCATCCCCCATGCAGGACAAACAACTCCTGGCTGGATTTTTGTCACAGAAAAACTAGAAACTGTACCAGAAGGAATTGCACGTTTAGATGCGATCGCCTCATCTCAAGGACTAAATACTAATTCTTTACGTTTCAATGAGCAAAAAGTTACCGCTTGGACAGATTTAATTGCCAATACTCAAAAAAACGATACTCCAGAGCATCCATCATTCACTGTTGAAGCCAAAGTCAAAGGCATACATACAACCCTAGGAAATTATGAAATCTTTACCTCTGACCTAGAAACAATTAATGAAGTTTTTACAACCAAAGATAATTCTTTCCTCAAAAACCGTAATTTCCAAAAGACTATTGCGGCTTTTCCCGAATCCAATCAAGGTTATGTGTATCTTGACTGGAACAAAAGCCAAAATTTATTAGAGCGTCAACTACCAATTTTGAAGCTTGTGGAAGTAGTTGGTAAATCCTTTTTTGAGAAACTGCGATCGCTCACTTTTAGTAGTTATGGGAGTGACACAGGAACTCTCAAAGGCGGGATTTTCTTCCAACTTGATCATTAA
- a CDS encoding Uma2 family endonuclease, with protein sequence MTHAPSKLLTFEDFIDQYCDNPRYELADGELVDMEPTGSHETVGGKLATKIGIAITNAQLPWFIPRTCLIRPFADAMTARRPDIVVLDETVLSSEPLWQQEPVITLGRSVKLIVEVVSTNWETDYARQVEEYALLGIPEYWIADYRGLGGVAFIGRPKQPTFTVCQLSGEDYYQQQYRLGEAIASGILPNLHLQLDDILPR encoded by the coding sequence ATGACTCATGCACCATCAAAACTTCTCACCTTTGAGGATTTTATTGACCAATACTGCGACAACCCTCGCTACGAACTGGCTGACGGAGAATTAGTTGATATGGAACCCACAGGCTCCCATGAAACTGTCGGCGGCAAACTAGCGACCAAAATCGGTATTGCTATTACCAACGCGCAACTCCCTTGGTTTATTCCTAGGACTTGCCTGATTCGCCCCTTTGCTGATGCCATGACTGCCCGGAGACCAGATATTGTGGTTCTGGATGAAACTGTTCTTTCCAGTGAACCCCTTTGGCAGCAAGAACCAGTAATCACTCTCGGCCGTTCAGTCAAACTCATTGTCGAAGTAGTTAGCACCAACTGGGAAACTGATTACGCTCGCCAGGTTGAAGAATACGCCCTTTTAGGAATCCCTGAATACTGGATTGCCGACTATCGAGGACTCGGTGGGGTAGCTTTTATCGGTAGACCGAAACAACCGACTTTTACAGTTTGTCAGTTGAGTGGTGAGGACTACTACCAGCAGCAGTACCGTCTTGGTGAGGCGATCGCTTCTGGGATTTTGCCTAATCTACACCTACAACTTGATGACATCCTACCTCGTTGA
- the cysE gene encoding serine O-acetyltransferase — MLSTIRADFRIIFERDPAARNLLEVLFCYPGLQALLFHRLAHWLHGIGIPFIPRLISHIARFLTGIEIHPGATIGQGIFIDHGMGVVIGETAIIGDYALIYQGVTLGGTGKESGKRHPTLGENVVVGAGAKVLGNIQIGNNVRIGAGSVVLRDVPSSCTVVGVPGRIVYRSGVRVAPLEHNNLPDSEAEVIRALVNRIEALEEQIQTLQHQQSTAKTPVLVSYVVKDGEILEDAPVCSLRDKVIQQFLDGAGI; from the coding sequence GTGCTATCTACAATACGTGCTGACTTTCGTATCATCTTTGAACGTGACCCAGCTGCTCGTAATCTGTTGGAGGTCTTGTTTTGTTACCCTGGTTTGCAAGCCCTACTCTTCCATCGGCTGGCTCACTGGCTACATGGTATTGGTATTCCTTTTATCCCTCGCTTGATTTCTCATATCGCTCGGTTTTTGACCGGAATCGAAATCCACCCAGGCGCAACCATCGGGCAGGGTATATTTATCGATCACGGTATGGGTGTGGTAATTGGTGAAACAGCAATCATCGGTGATTATGCCTTAATTTATCAAGGTGTCACCCTAGGGGGAACAGGTAAAGAAAGCGGCAAACGCCACCCTACTTTGGGTGAAAATGTGGTTGTAGGTGCTGGCGCTAAGGTACTAGGAAATATTCAAATTGGTAATAACGTTCGTATTGGTGCAGGTTCTGTTGTCCTGCGGGATGTACCTTCAAGTTGCACTGTCGTGGGTGTACCAGGTCGAATTGTCTATCGTTCAGGAGTACGTGTTGCACCGCTAGAACATAACAACTTGCCAGATTCAGAAGCGGAAGTTATTCGCGCTTTAGTAAATAGAATTGAGGCATTGGAAGAGCAAATACAAACTCTACAGCACCAACAATCTACAGCTAAAACTCCAGTTTTAGTCAGCTATGTAGTCAAAGATGGTGAAATTTTAGAAGATGCTCCTGTATGTAGCCTCAGAGATAAGGTGATACAGCAGTTTTTAGATGGAGCAGGGATTTAA
- a CDS encoding Npun_F5749 family FMN-dependent PPOX-type flavoprotein codes for MSLAPWRSAIAHALHRNRSLVYARYLQLATVRANGSPANRTVVFRGFLAESNQLKFITDNRSDKIEQINQQPWAEACWYFPNTREQFRLTGYLTLVDSEASPSDFQSARIAMWQELSDAARLQFAWPHPGKSRADKAAFEPSPPDPHQPVPNFCLLLLNPLQVDHLELRGEPQNRHLYYREDNEIWSTKEINP; via the coding sequence ATGTCACTAGCTCCTTGGCGAAGCGCGATCGCCCATGCCCTCCACCGCAACCGTAGCCTTGTTTATGCCCGTTACCTGCAACTAGCAACAGTTCGAGCAAATGGTTCTCCTGCCAATCGTACTGTCGTCTTTCGTGGTTTCTTGGCAGAAAGCAACCAGCTAAAATTTATTACCGATAACCGTAGTGATAAAATTGAGCAGATAAACCAGCAACCTTGGGCAGAAGCTTGTTGGTATTTCCCTAACACACGAGAACAATTCCGCCTCACTGGTTACTTGACTTTAGTAGATTCTGAAGCATCCCCCTCTGATTTTCAATCAGCGCGGATTGCTATGTGGCAAGAATTAAGTGATGCTGCACGTTTACAATTTGCTTGGCCGCATCCGGGTAAATCGAGAGCAGATAAAGCAGCCTTTGAGCCATCGCCACCAGATCCTCATCAACCAGTACCCAATTTTTGCCTACTCCTACTCAACCCACTGCAAGTAGATCACTTAGAATTACGTGGCGAACCGCAAAATCGTCATCTCTATTACCGTGAAGACAACGAAATATGGTCTACCAAAGAGATTAATCCCTAA